In Pseudoalteromonas sp. NC201, a single window of DNA contains:
- a CDS encoding argininosuccinate synthase encodes MSKIKKVVLAYSGGLDTSAIVPWLKENYGCEVVAFVADVGQGEEELVGVEEKAIASGASECHIVDLKEEMVSDYIYPTLKTGAIYEGTYLLGTSMARPIIAKAQVEIARKVGADALSHGCTGKGNDQVRFESCFSALAPDLKVIAPWREWSLSSRESLLDYLAERNIPCAASATKIYSRDANAWHISHEGGELEDPWNEPSDQVWTMTNSPEAAPDQPEYVSVLIEKGEITGVNGESYSPYQCLVKLNEIAAQHGVGRVDIVENRLVGMKSRGCYETPGGTVMMAALQAIDELILDKSCRKWKTALSEEFAHLVYDGRWFTPLKDSILAAAESFAQQATGEVVLKLYKGHVHAVQKQSINSLYSEDFATFGEDDVYDQSHAEGFIRLFSLSSRIAALNKQKQS; translated from the coding sequence ATGAGCAAGATTAAAAAAGTGGTACTGGCTTACTCTGGTGGATTAGACACATCAGCGATTGTGCCATGGTTAAAAGAGAACTACGGTTGTGAAGTTGTCGCCTTTGTTGCCGATGTAGGTCAGGGTGAAGAAGAACTGGTTGGGGTTGAAGAAAAGGCAATCGCATCGGGTGCCTCTGAGTGCCATATCGTCGACTTAAAAGAAGAAATGGTTAGCGACTATATTTATCCAACTCTTAAAACTGGTGCTATCTATGAAGGGACATATTTACTGGGTACTTCGATGGCGCGTCCTATTATCGCCAAAGCACAAGTTGAAATCGCTCGTAAAGTTGGCGCGGATGCACTTTCGCATGGTTGTACAGGCAAGGGGAATGATCAGGTGCGTTTTGAATCTTGCTTCTCAGCGCTTGCGCCTGACCTTAAAGTGATTGCACCATGGCGTGAATGGTCACTATCAAGTCGTGAATCTTTGCTTGACTATTTGGCCGAGCGTAATATCCCTTGTGCAGCCTCTGCCACCAAAATTTACAGTCGTGATGCCAATGCTTGGCATATTTCTCACGAAGGTGGAGAATTGGAAGATCCATGGAATGAGCCAAGCGACCAGGTTTGGACCATGACTAACTCTCCAGAAGCAGCTCCGGATCAGCCTGAATATGTGTCGGTATTAATCGAAAAGGGTGAAATCACCGGTGTTAACGGTGAGAGCTACAGCCCTTATCAGTGCCTAGTTAAGTTAAACGAGATTGCAGCGCAGCACGGTGTTGGTCGTGTGGATATCGTTGAAAACCGCCTGGTCGGCATGAAATCTCGTGGCTGTTATGAAACACCGGGAGGCACTGTGATGATGGCTGCGTTACAAGCGATTGATGAGCTGATCTTAGACAAATCTTGTCGTAAATGGAAAACCGCGCTTAGCGAAGAGTTTGCACACTTAGTCTATGACGGTCGTTGGTTTACCCCACTGAAAGATTCAATTCTAGCTGCCGCAGAGTCTTTCGCACAGCAGGCAACTGGTGAGGTGGTACTTAAGCTTTATAAAGGCCATGTACATGCAGTGCAAAAGCAATCAATCAATAGCTTATACAGCGAAGATTTTGCCACATTTGGTGAAGATGATGTATATGACCAATCTCATGCGGAGGGATTCATTCGTCTATTCTCACTATCTAGCCGGATAGCGGCGTTAAACAAGCAAAAGCAGTCTTAA
- a CDS encoding VanZ family protein: protein MTRRVYKALLIISLIICTVLFAKEISLSPKLFPNIDKVAHFGVFFVLAFISHHAFKVKVWTHIVLLSLYGAGIEWMQHSLPYRQASTADFFADLAGAVSYFVLFYIWASWRNRKHG, encoded by the coding sequence GTGACACGGCGCGTTTATAAAGCTCTTTTGATTATCTCTTTAATTATATGTACGGTGCTATTCGCAAAGGAAATTAGCTTGTCTCCAAAGCTGTTCCCAAATATCGATAAAGTGGCGCATTTTGGTGTGTTTTTTGTGCTTGCGTTTATCTCTCACCATGCTTTTAAAGTGAAAGTATGGACACACATAGTACTGCTGTCCTTGTATGGTGCAGGAATTGAGTGGATGCAACATTCATTACCGTATCGCCAAGCATCCACCGCTGATTTTTTCGCTGATTTAGCCGGTGCGGTCAGTTATTTTGTTCTATTTTATATTTGGGCAAGTTGGCGCAACAGAAAACATGGCTAA
- a CDS encoding TetR/AcrR family transcriptional regulator, producing MNTKEKIIRTSIALFNLHGERAITTNHIASSLGISPGNLYYHFKNKEDIIRQIFALYSEHLNTHFKPLEQHNEPLEQLTQYLDSLFDLMWRYHFFYDNLTDILARDDELKKNYIAFQLRLLEQVKAVVIGLRDTGVITIDDDDAKELAHMLKMTVSFWTPYVKARRMTGVLEQQDIYNGIVKVLMIFKPYATPMSAPKVAQLQQHYQALAEASLPSIA from the coding sequence ATGAATACCAAGGAAAAAATAATACGTACCAGCATCGCGTTATTTAATTTGCATGGAGAGCGCGCGATTACGACAAACCATATAGCGTCCAGTTTGGGGATTAGTCCTGGCAATTTGTACTATCATTTTAAAAATAAAGAAGACATCATTCGGCAAATATTCGCGCTTTATAGCGAGCATTTAAATACGCACTTTAAGCCACTGGAGCAGCACAATGAGCCGCTTGAGCAGCTAACTCAATATTTAGACTCCTTGTTCGACCTGATGTGGCGTTATCACTTTTTCTACGACAATCTGACAGACATCTTGGCTCGTGATGATGAATTGAAAAAAAACTACATTGCTTTTCAGTTACGCTTACTTGAGCAAGTAAAAGCTGTGGTAATTGGTCTAAGAGATACAGGCGTGATCACCATAGATGATGACGATGCTAAAGAGCTCGCGCATATGTTGAAAATGACCGTTAGTTTCTGGACTCCCTATGTTAAAGCCAGAAGAATGACAGGCGTCCTTGAGCAACAAGATATATACAATGGTATTGTTAAAGTTCTGATGATTTTTAAACCTTACGCGACGCCCATGAGCGCACCGAAAGTGGCACAACTTCAGCAGCATTATCAAGCATTAGCAGAGGCGAGCTTACCGAGTATTGCTTAG
- the coaD gene encoding pantetheine-phosphate adenylyltransferase, which translates to MKVIALYPGTFDPLTNGHEDLIKRAAKMFDTVILAIAHNPNKQPCFSLEQRVALAEEILKSHKNVKVIGFSGLLVDLAKEQKANVLIRGIRAVSDFDYEFQLANMNRRLHPDLESVFLTPSEKNSFISSTLVKEVALHKGNVSEFVHPLVAKALEEKLHG; encoded by the coding sequence ATGAAAGTCATCGCCCTCTACCCTGGCACATTTGATCCCCTCACTAATGGACATGAAGACTTAATCAAACGTGCAGCAAAAATGTTTGATACCGTGATCTTGGCAATTGCCCATAACCCAAATAAACAGCCTTGTTTCTCACTAGAGCAACGTGTTGCTTTGGCTGAAGAAATTTTAAAGTCACATAAAAATGTAAAGGTGATTGGGTTTTCAGGATTACTCGTTGATTTAGCGAAAGAGCAAAAAGCCAACGTGCTGATCCGCGGTATTCGCGCGGTGTCTGACTTTGACTATGAGTTCCAGCTGGCCAATATGAATCGCCGTTTACATCCCGATTTGGAAAGCGTATTTTTAACGCCATCTGAAAAGAATTCATTTATCTCGTCAACTTTAGTAAAAGAAGTTGCACTTCATAAAGGCAATGTCAGTGAATTTGTTCACCCGCTGGTTGCCAAAGCTTTAGAGGAAAAACTACACGGATGA
- a CDS encoding capsule assembly Wzi family protein, with protein sequence MKKCLLSLAVLVGTYAHASPWIEVSQSELKHSIDLLVAEGVINRPVNQYPLLWSGIVNDLAAIDDSNLSETASFALAHLRHALKQAKRERYSSVKAHFNGAEERSTGFGERQNERSGLRTYGVITGGAVSAKVAVNYADESQDGKYVNHHGSHLAVLFGNWSLSAERLSYWWGPSNENALMLSNNAAPMKAVRLSRANNNYIGPSFFSFVGPWQVTAIMAKQRPNIASKKDGDFWGFRAAAFPIQGLELGFSTTSSDFVYQQQNLESEKQTQRLTSVDFKYSTRIANQPLALYGEFAGNNASGALPSNPMYTLGIESYWGGKDYRLKSFIEYSDTSIDCKDELKLALCPRDNTVDSTNYSERDLWLGASSGLDAKNLTFALDYFSTDGIGAYAKLKRVEFDTRDVERNQLELGYQQGVFGALAKIGVKAWQDKSQEEDESHAALTLSVEYQF encoded by the coding sequence ATGAAAAAGTGCCTATTATCCCTAGCCGTATTGGTTGGTACTTATGCGCATGCTTCACCTTGGATAGAGGTGTCACAAAGTGAGCTTAAACACAGCATAGATTTACTGGTTGCAGAAGGCGTGATAAATCGCCCAGTTAATCAATATCCTCTGTTGTGGAGCGGCATTGTTAATGACCTTGCCGCTATTGATGACAGCAATCTCTCTGAAACCGCAAGCTTTGCATTGGCACATTTACGCCATGCGCTAAAACAAGCAAAAAGAGAAAGATACAGTAGTGTAAAAGCACATTTTAACGGTGCTGAAGAGCGCTCAACAGGCTTTGGTGAACGTCAAAATGAACGTTCAGGCTTACGTACTTATGGCGTTATTACAGGTGGTGCTGTTAGCGCTAAAGTTGCGGTTAACTACGCAGATGAAAGCCAAGATGGAAAATACGTTAATCACCACGGCAGTCACCTTGCAGTGTTGTTTGGTAATTGGTCTCTCAGCGCTGAGCGACTGAGTTACTGGTGGGGCCCGAGCAACGAAAATGCGCTGATGCTTTCAAACAACGCAGCCCCCATGAAGGCGGTTCGTTTAAGTCGTGCCAATAACAATTATATTGGACCGAGCTTTTTCTCTTTCGTTGGTCCTTGGCAAGTGACGGCCATTATGGCAAAACAACGCCCAAATATAGCCAGTAAAAAGGATGGCGACTTTTGGGGGTTTAGAGCGGCTGCTTTTCCAATTCAAGGGTTAGAACTTGGCTTTAGTACAACATCCAGCGACTTTGTTTATCAACAACAAAACCTTGAAAGCGAAAAGCAAACGCAACGCCTCACCAGCGTTGACTTCAAATATTCCACTCGGATAGCTAATCAACCGCTCGCTTTATACGGTGAGTTTGCAGGCAATAATGCCAGTGGTGCATTACCAAGCAATCCAATGTACACCCTAGGTATTGAAAGCTACTGGGGTGGTAAAGACTATCGTCTCAAGAGCTTTATTGAATATTCAGATACAAGCATTGATTGTAAAGACGAGCTAAAGCTCGCGCTTTGCCCAAGAGACAATACAGTGGATTCAACGAACTACAGCGAGCGCGACCTCTGGCTTGGAGCAAGCTCGGGATTGGATGCTAAAAACCTCACATTCGCGTTAGATTACTTCAGCACGGATGGCATTGGCGCCTATGCCAAACTGAAACGAGTTGAATTTGACACACGAGATGTTGAACGAAACCAGCTCGAGCTCGGTTACCAACAAGGCGTGTTTGGCGCGCTTGCAAAAATAGGCGTAAAAGCATGGCAAGATAAGTCTCAGGAAGAAGACGAAAGCCACGCAGCACTTACGTTGAGCGTGGAATATCAGTTTTAA
- a CDS encoding ketopantoate reductase family protein, which produces MANIHILGEGAIGLLLAQHLSQSHPITLITRNKRAATYRYQTASIQQTIPCSTKTLAELPASNIDTLIIPVKAYQVIEALRALRPALSKNGTLILSHNGMVDWSGELAALDKTQSAYFLSTSIAGYKVADTVHHTGQGATWFGPLNLPAECHYQRVFSQLFSTFDNAQTTFDIMPTLWKKLAVNIAINPLSALEQVANGQLRQPKYAAQILNLMNEVQLVATSTGVNLALSELVTLAYTVMAQTANNRSSMNQDIANNRRTEIDAMCGYICELAAKQNIDVPFNQQLLEEVNKRWQLARQ; this is translated from the coding sequence ATGGCTAACATACATATTTTAGGTGAAGGGGCGATAGGATTACTGCTCGCCCAGCACCTTAGTCAATCTCATCCAATTACGCTGATCACTCGAAACAAACGCGCGGCGACTTATCGCTATCAAACAGCAAGTATTCAACAAACCATCCCATGCAGTACAAAAACGCTTGCAGAACTTCCAGCTAGCAATATAGATACGCTAATCATTCCTGTTAAAGCATATCAGGTCATCGAAGCACTCCGAGCGCTTCGCCCTGCACTTTCAAAAAATGGCACGCTAATCCTTAGTCATAATGGCATGGTAGATTGGTCTGGTGAGTTAGCAGCGCTTGATAAAACGCAATCCGCCTACTTCTTAAGCACATCTATCGCAGGCTATAAAGTCGCAGACACTGTGCATCATACAGGACAAGGTGCAACTTGGTTTGGGCCGTTAAATTTACCAGCTGAATGCCACTACCAGCGCGTATTCTCGCAACTGTTTAGCACATTTGACAATGCTCAAACCACGTTTGACATCATGCCAACACTTTGGAAAAAGCTGGCGGTTAATATTGCCATTAACCCGTTAAGTGCATTGGAACAAGTCGCAAATGGTCAGCTAAGACAGCCCAAATACGCGGCCCAAATCCTTAATTTAATGAATGAAGTACAACTTGTGGCCACAAGTACAGGCGTGAACTTAGCGCTTAGTGAGCTAGTCACGCTTGCTTACACCGTAATGGCGCAAACTGCAAACAATCGCTCTTCAATGAATCAGGATATCGCGAATAACAGACGCACAGAAATTGACGCCATGTGCGGGTATATTTGTGAGCTAGCAGCGAAGCAAAATATCGATGTGCCGTTTAATCAACAGTTACTTGAGGAAGTGAATAAGCGCTGGCAGCTAGCGCGACAATAG
- the thiI gene encoding tRNA uracil 4-sulfurtransferase ThiI, with the protein MLKFIVKLHPEIAIKSKSVRKRFTKVLEKNIKMLLVRVDENVKVKNNWDNISVTSELSDEKTRLGLIDHLKRTPGIVQFIEVQETQFDTLDDIYQQTIALVEPLIKGKTFCVRVKRQGKHEFTSSDVERYVGGGLNQNVEGASVRLKKPDVTVKIEVKDNKAYIVRHQHFGLGGFPLPTQEDVLSLVSGGFDSGVATYQMMRKGARTHFLFFNLGGAAHEIGVKQVSHYLWKQFSSTHKVKFITIDFEPVVAEILENIESGQMGVVLKRMMMRAGAVVAERLGIPALVTGESIGQVSSQTLANLNVIDRVTEMLILRPLIQHDKEEIIRIARAIGTNEMAEAMPEYCGVISQKPTVKAQLHKILAEEEKFDFDVLNTVVANATVKDIRDIEAEAKEEVKEAESVSELPDNAVVLDIRSPEEEDANPLELDGAQVIHLPFFRLATKFGDLPQDKAYYLYCSKGVMSQLQALILHENGYANVKVYRP; encoded by the coding sequence ATGCTTAAATTTATCGTCAAATTACATCCCGAAATTGCTATTAAGAGCAAATCCGTCCGTAAGCGTTTTACCAAAGTATTAGAGAAAAACATCAAAATGCTGTTGGTTCGCGTTGACGAAAACGTAAAAGTTAAAAATAACTGGGACAATATCTCAGTGACGAGCGAGCTAAGTGACGAGAAAACCCGTCTTGGTCTGATCGACCACCTTAAACGCACGCCAGGTATTGTGCAGTTTATTGAGGTGCAAGAAACACAGTTCGACACGCTTGATGATATCTACCAACAAACGATTGCTTTGGTTGAGCCATTGATCAAGGGCAAAACGTTTTGCGTGCGTGTAAAGCGCCAAGGTAAGCATGAGTTTACTTCAAGCGACGTGGAGCGTTATGTTGGTGGCGGTTTAAACCAAAATGTAGAGGGTGCCAGTGTAAGACTGAAAAAACCTGATGTGACGGTTAAAATCGAAGTCAAAGACAATAAAGCCTACATCGTTCGTCACCAGCACTTTGGTCTAGGTGGCTTCCCACTACCAACGCAAGAAGACGTGCTGTCTTTGGTTTCTGGCGGATTCGACTCGGGTGTTGCGACTTATCAAATGATGCGAAAAGGCGCGCGAACGCACTTTTTGTTCTTTAACTTAGGTGGCGCAGCCCACGAAATTGGCGTTAAGCAAGTGAGCCACTATTTGTGGAAACAATTTAGCTCTACCCACAAAGTTAAATTTATTACGATTGACTTTGAGCCGGTTGTTGCAGAAATTCTTGAAAATATCGAAAGCGGACAAATGGGCGTGGTACTAAAGCGCATGATGATGCGTGCAGGTGCTGTGGTTGCAGAGCGTTTAGGGATCCCTGCGCTGGTAACTGGTGAAAGTATTGGTCAGGTATCGAGCCAAACCTTGGCTAACCTTAACGTGATTGACCGTGTCACAGAGATGCTGATATTACGACCGCTTATTCAACACGATAAAGAAGAGATCATTCGTATTGCCAGAGCGATTGGCACCAATGAAATGGCAGAAGCAATGCCTGAATATTGTGGTGTGATCTCTCAAAAACCAACGGTAAAAGCACAGCTTCACAAGATATTAGCTGAAGAAGAAAAGTTTGACTTTGATGTATTGAATACGGTTGTAGCTAACGCGACGGTAAAAGATATTCGCGACATTGAAGCTGAAGCAAAAGAAGAGGTGAAAGAAGCGGAATCGGTAAGTGAATTACCGGACAACGCGGTGGTACTGGATATTCGTTCTCCAGAAGAGGAAGATGCAAACCCTCTAGAGCTAGATGGTGCACAAGTGATCCACTTACCTTTCTTTAGATTAGCCACTAAGTTTGGCGACTTACCACAGGACAAAGCATACTACTTGTACTGTTCGAAAGGCGTAATGAGCCAGTTACAAGCACTTATTCTGCATGAAAATGGCTATGCAAACGTCAAGGTGTACCGTCCTTAA
- a CDS encoding TonB-dependent receptor domain-containing protein, giving the protein MLNKTALSAAIATALSFSAFADQNVEHITVTANKFEQSLESALSAITVIGRAEIEKSNVQDVVSLLDNVAGIQAVRNGGFGQSVSLFLRGNDAKHTLVLIDGVRVTDANSGDNSLTNLPLNSIERIEIIRGAKAAIYGSDAIAGVINIISREGNNNTIAFTTGSNNYSKTEATVNYKKDKFSIAANAGYTHTDGYDVIEKDPEAAITKNHDRDGYYNGNAGLNVQYGDEESGIFSLRSQYSEGEGEYDSFGSDAYRFHNYTNKLAWKRRTDKFSQSASYSLGKEQNVQIGNSADDNAYVTKRSQFEYQSQYSLTEALIFTGNFTFLNEDVGDSTASFSEPERDNLSLALGGFYNDENWLAEVVLRTDDYDFHGRANTYTVAVGKQLMDGLSVKLNHGTAFRAPSLSQAFVIDSPYYLPNPNIKPEEATNNEIIVTWSGENFRVEAAVYDNRITDKIVYQQNDKWKYIPYNVQRADFEGADLSVEIEDNFGIEHTVNVSYVSAKDADTDKQLQRRARRTLTYSVSKEWENVDATLTLVHRGNRDDKVWGAEGAYTVTLPSYTLFNLAANYTFFDGFKLNGRIENLTDKRYFNATAGEAKDGSLLGYKPLGRQAYVGVSYSF; this is encoded by the coding sequence ATGTTAAATAAAACTGCTCTAAGCGCGGCGATAGCGACGGCGCTCTCTTTTTCAGCATTTGCGGATCAAAATGTTGAACATATCACTGTTACTGCCAATAAATTTGAACAATCTCTAGAAAGCGCATTGTCTGCCATTACGGTTATAGGTCGCGCTGAAATTGAAAAAAGCAATGTTCAAGATGTCGTATCGCTACTCGATAATGTCGCTGGTATTCAAGCTGTTAGAAACGGTGGCTTTGGCCAAAGCGTGAGTTTATTCCTACGCGGTAATGACGCTAAGCATACGCTAGTGTTAATCGATGGGGTTCGAGTGACGGATGCAAACTCCGGTGACAATTCGCTCACTAATTTACCACTTAATAGCATCGAAAGAATTGAGATCATTCGTGGTGCCAAAGCTGCGATTTATGGTTCAGATGCCATTGCTGGCGTGATTAACATTATTAGTCGCGAAGGGAATAACAATACTATCGCGTTTACGACTGGGAGTAACAATTACTCCAAGACCGAAGCGACGGTAAATTACAAAAAAGACAAGTTTAGTATTGCAGCTAATGCGGGTTACACTCATACCGATGGCTATGATGTGATTGAGAAAGACCCTGAAGCTGCAATCACAAAAAACCATGACCGTGATGGATATTATAACGGTAATGCCGGTTTAAATGTGCAGTATGGTGATGAAGAAAGTGGCATTTTTAGCTTACGTTCACAGTACAGTGAAGGTGAGGGGGAGTATGACTCTTTTGGTAGTGATGCTTACCGTTTCCATAACTACACCAATAAGTTGGCGTGGAAAAGACGTACTGATAAGTTTAGCCAAAGTGCGTCATACAGCTTAGGTAAGGAACAAAATGTTCAAATCGGTAATAGTGCTGACGATAACGCTTATGTCACCAAACGCAGCCAATTTGAATATCAGTCGCAATATAGTTTAACTGAAGCTTTGATCTTCACGGGTAACTTTACCTTTCTAAATGAAGATGTTGGTGATTCTACCGCCTCTTTTTCAGAGCCTGAGCGTGATAATTTATCTTTAGCACTCGGTGGGTTTTACAACGATGAAAATTGGCTGGCAGAGGTTGTACTGAGAACGGATGATTATGATTTTCATGGTCGTGCAAACACCTACACGGTTGCTGTAGGCAAGCAACTCATGGATGGCCTAAGTGTTAAGTTGAATCATGGTACTGCCTTTAGAGCACCTTCTTTATCACAGGCGTTTGTGATTGATAGTCCTTACTATTTACCTAACCCAAATATTAAGCCAGAAGAAGCTACTAATAACGAAATTATTGTTACATGGAGCGGCGAGAACTTCCGTGTGGAAGCTGCGGTATACGATAACCGTATTACCGATAAAATCGTTTATCAGCAAAATGATAAATGGAAATACATCCCTTACAATGTTCAGCGCGCTGACTTTGAAGGTGCTGATCTTTCTGTTGAAATTGAAGACAACTTTGGTATCGAGCATACGGTAAATGTGAGCTATGTGAGTGCTAAAGACGCAGATACCGATAAGCAATTACAGCGCAGAGCGAGACGCACCTTAACTTATTCAGTCAGTAAAGAGTGGGAAAATGTCGATGCAACACTGACCTTAGTCCATAGAGGTAATCGCGACGATAAAGTATGGGGAGCTGAAGGTGCATATACAGTGACTTTACCGTCATATACGCTGTTTAACTTAGCTGCTAACTATACGTTTTTCGACGGATTCAAGTTAAATGGCCGAATTGAAAACTTAACCGATAAGCGTTATTTCAATGCCACAGCGGGCGAAGCAAAAGATGGATCTTTACTGGGCTATAAGCCACTAGGTAGACAAGCCTACGTTGGTGTGAGCTACAGCTTCTAA
- the argH gene encoding argininosuccinate lyase codes for MALWGGRFSSGPDEAFKQFNDSLPFDYQLAEQDIVGSIAWAGALKQVDVLTESEHQQIISALKQLLDEVIADPRSVATAGHEDIHSYVEAKLIDKVGDLGKKLHTGRSRNDQVATDFRLWSRKTAQQLLVALSSLKQALVVLAEQELGTILPGYTHLQRAQPVLFSHWCMAYVEMIERDESRLNDALERLNVCPLGSGALAGTAYPIDREMLAVNLGFREASRNSLDAVSDRDFVVELLSCASISMMHLSRFAEDLIFYNSGESGFIDLVDSVTSGSSLMPQKKNPDALELIRGKTGRVFGAFSGMMMTLKALPLAYNKDMQEDKEGLFDAMPTWLACIHMAEACVKGIKVNGDKTLAAAKGGYANATELADYLVAKGIPFREGHHIVGELVQLAISKGQNLEDLSLEEFQQVSAVIAEDVYPVLEIDACIAARKALGGTSLPQVTNAIKTAKKKQKILVRDANLDDVEAIAGLIQYWAKVGENLPRAKSDMIHSINEFAVTEVDGKVTGCASLYIYDTGLAEIRSLGVNPESEIKGQGQLLVEHLLVKAKKLALNRIIVLTRVPGFFMKQGFNNCTKDSLPEKVMKDCELCLRKDNCDEIAMDFIIKQTSSLSIPCKFVA; via the coding sequence ATGGCATTATGGGGTGGCCGTTTTTCATCAGGTCCTGATGAGGCATTTAAGCAATTTAATGATTCTCTGCCATTTGATTATCAATTGGCAGAGCAAGATATTGTTGGCTCTATCGCTTGGGCGGGTGCGCTAAAGCAAGTAGATGTATTAACTGAAAGCGAACATCAGCAGATCATCTCAGCGCTGAAACAGCTTTTGGATGAAGTGATTGCTGATCCGCGCAGTGTAGCAACCGCGGGACATGAGGATATTCATTCTTATGTTGAAGCTAAACTTATCGACAAAGTGGGTGATTTAGGTAAAAAGCTGCACACAGGTCGAAGCCGTAACGACCAAGTAGCCACAGACTTTAGATTGTGGAGCCGGAAAACGGCGCAGCAATTGCTTGTGGCACTGAGTTCACTCAAGCAAGCTCTTGTGGTACTCGCAGAGCAGGAGCTTGGTACTATATTGCCAGGCTACACCCATTTACAGCGTGCTCAGCCCGTGCTCTTTAGTCATTGGTGTATGGCCTACGTTGAGATGATTGAGCGTGATGAGTCGCGCTTAAATGATGCGCTTGAAAGGTTAAATGTGTGCCCACTTGGCTCAGGTGCACTAGCGGGGACTGCTTATCCTATCGACCGTGAAATGTTAGCTGTAAACCTTGGCTTTAGAGAAGCCTCTCGCAATAGTTTAGATGCGGTCTCTGATCGTGACTTTGTGGTTGAGCTACTCAGTTGTGCGTCTATTTCGATGATGCATTTATCTCGTTTTGCAGAGGATTTGATCTTTTACAACTCTGGTGAATCTGGATTTATTGATTTGGTCGACAGCGTGACGTCCGGCTCATCCTTGATGCCACAGAAAAAGAATCCTGATGCCTTAGAGTTGATCCGTGGCAAAACAGGTCGAGTTTTTGGCGCCTTTAGCGGCATGATGATGACGCTTAAAGCTTTGCCCTTGGCCTACAACAAAGACATGCAGGAAGATAAAGAAGGCCTATTTGATGCCATGCCAACTTGGCTTGCGTGTATTCATATGGCTGAAGCATGCGTTAAAGGCATTAAGGTTAATGGTGATAAGACGTTAGCGGCTGCAAAAGGTGGTTACGCCAATGCGACAGAGCTTGCTGATTATCTCGTTGCTAAGGGAATACCGTTTAGGGAAGGCCATCACATCGTCGGTGAATTAGTGCAGTTAGCAATTAGTAAGGGGCAAAACCTCGAGGATCTGAGCTTAGAAGAATTCCAGCAAGTCAGCGCAGTAATTGCAGAGGATGTCTACCCGGTACTAGAAATTGACGCTTGTATTGCCGCTCGTAAAGCATTAGGCGGCACCTCATTGCCACAAGTGACCAATGCCATTAAAACGGCAAAAAAAAAGCAAAAAATCCTAGTGCGTGATGCCAATTTAGATGATGTTGAAGCCATTGCCGGACTGATCCAATATTGGGCTAAAGTAGGTGAGAACCTACCGCGAGCGAAAAGTGATATGATCCATAGTATCAATGAGTTTGCGGTGACAGAGGTCGATGGCAAAGTGACAGGATGTGCATCTTTGTATATTTACGACACTGGGCTTGCTGAAATTCGCTCTTTGGGTGTAAATCCCGAAAGCGAAATAAAGGGACAGGGGCAACTTTTAGTCGAGCATTTACTGGTGAAAGCCAAAAAATTGGCACTCAATCGTATTATTGTGCTAACTAGAGTACCTGGCTTCTTTATGAAACAAGGTTTTAACAACTGTACCAAAGATAGCTTGCCTGAAAAAGTGATGAAAGACTGCGAGTTGTGTTTGCGCAAAGATAACTGTGATGAAATTGCGATGGATTTCATTATAAAACAAACATCTAGCTTAAGTATTCCATGTAAATTTGTGGCTTAA
- a CDS encoding YajQ family cyclic di-GMP-binding protein encodes MPSFDIVSEIDMTEAKNTVDNAVRELDTRFDFRGVDASIELNGEMINLKAEAEQQVMQLFDMLVGKAAKRGLDVASFELKDIERSGKYVSRKVALKQGIDKEMAKKLVKLIKDSKVKVQASIQGDTVRVTGKKRDDLQETMQLVRTGELGQPFQFKNFRD; translated from the coding sequence ATGCCTTCATTTGATATTGTATCTGAAATTGATATGACAGAAGCAAAAAATACCGTAGACAACGCGGTTCGCGAGCTTGATACGCGGTTTGATTTTCGTGGCGTAGATGCATCAATCGAGCTTAACGGTGAAATGATCAACCTTAAAGCGGAAGCAGAACAGCAAGTTATGCAGTTGTTTGATATGTTAGTGGGTAAAGCGGCAAAGCGTGGCCTTGATGTGGCAAGCTTCGAGCTAAAAGACATTGAACGCTCAGGCAAATACGTATCGCGCAAGGTGGCGTTAAAACAAGGCATCGACAAAGAGATGGCGAAAAAACTGGTTAAGCTTATTAAAGACTCAAAAGTTAAAGTTCAAGCATCAATTCAAGGCGATACGGTGCGTGTAACGGGTAAAAAGCGTGACGATTTGCAAGAAACGATGCAATTGGTTCGTACCGGTGAGCTTGGCCAACCATTTCAATTCAAAAACTTCCGCGACTAA